One region of Grus americana isolate bGruAme1 chromosome 20, bGruAme1.mat, whole genome shotgun sequence genomic DNA includes:
- the LOC129215441 gene encoding uncharacterized protein LOC129215441: MIHCGKKNICGVVCILIFASILICSWKDPQLQNKITRKIFPQATTAGPAGQLCRGKSAQNAITALKDNRTFIIAPYFDDRESKVTRVIGIVHHEDVKELYCWFCCQPHRKIYVSKAKIDVHSDRFGFPYGAADIVCLEPENCDPTHVSIHQFPHGDIDQLPRFEIKNRKAETFSVDFTVCISAMFGNYNNVLQFIQSVEMYKILGAQKVVIYKNNCSHLMEKVLKFYVEEGTVEVIPWPINSHLKVSSKWHFSMDAKDIGYYGQITALNDCIYRNMQKSKFVVLNDADEIILPCKHPDWKTMMHNLQEQNPGTGIFLFENHIFPETVSTDAFNISTWNTVPGVNILQHVHREPDRKEVFNPRKMIVDPRKVLQTSVHSVLQSYGNSVNVPMDVALIYHCRAPLQGNLPRESLIRDTMLWRYNSSLITNVNKEISVTYLVSEIHPFGDKVHLFGSES, translated from the exons ATGAtacactgtggaaaaaaaaatatttgtggtgTTGTATGCATTCTTATTTTTGCAAGCATTTTAATCTGCTCCTGGAAAGATCCTCAGCTACAGAATAAGATAACTAGAAAAATCTTCCCCCAGGCAACAACAGCCGGTCCAGCAGGTCAGCTTTGTAGGGGAAAATCTGCTCAAAATGCAATAACAGCACTAAAAGATAACAGAACTTTTATTATAGCCCCCTACTTTGAtgacagagaaagcaaagtcaCTCGTGTGATTGGGATTGTTCACCATGAAGATGTAAAAGAACTATACTGCTGGTTCTGCTGTCAGCCCCACAGAAAGATATATGTATCGAAAGCAAAAATTGATGTTCACTCAGATAGATTTGGATTCCCTTATGGTGCAGCAGATATAGTTTGTTTGGAACCTGAAAACTGTGATCCGACACATGTATCGATTCATCAGTTTCCACATGGCGATATTGACCAGCTGCCAAGGTTTGAAATTAAAAACCGCAAGGCTGAGACCTTTTCAGTTGACTTCACTGTATGCATCTCTGCCATGTTTGGCAATTACAACAATGTCTTGCAGTTTATACAGAGCGTGGAAATGTACAAAATTCTTGGGGCGCAGAAAGTGGTGATCTATAAGAACAACTGCAGCCATCTGATGGAGAAAGTCTTGAAGTTTTATGTGGAAGAAGGAACCGTAGAGGTAATTCCCTGGCCAATAAACTCACACCTCAAGGTTTCTTCTAAATGGCACTTTTCTATGGATGCAAAAGACATTGGCTACTATGGACAAATCACAGCTCTGAATGACTGTATATACCGTAACATGCAGAAGAGCAAGTTTGTGGTTCTTAATGATGCTGATGAAATAATTCTTCCCTGTAAGCACCCAGACTGGAAAACAATGATGCATAATCTTCAGGAGCAAAACCCAGGGACCGGCATTTTCCTCTTTGAGAACCATATCTTCCCAGAAACCGTATCTACTGATGCGTTCAACATTTCAACCTGGAATACTGTGCCAGGTGTTAACATATTACAGCATGTTCACAGAGAGCCCGACAGGAAAGAGGTTTTCAATCCCAGGAAAATGATAGTTGATCCCCGAAAGGTGCTTCAGACTTCAGTCCACTCTGTCCTACAGTCTTATGGGAACAGTGTGAATGTTCCCATGGATGTTGCCCTCATTTATCACTGTCGAGCGCCCCTTCAAGGAAACcttccccgagaatccctcaTCAGGGATACAATGCTGTGGAGATATAACTCATCATTAATCACGAATGTTAACAAG GAAATTAGTGTGACATACCTTGTATCAGAGATACATCCCTTTGGAGATAAAGTACACCTCTTTGGCTCTGAAAGTTAA
- the LOC129215442 gene encoding uncharacterized protein LOC129215442 — translation MRRHKVQGERNLHPHLDTFRMLCGGRKSYFAAAVCIITLTSMVTLSYLRLQRLSHLPKIIQEGSRCRGRITSSTITALKDNRTFIIAPYFDDRESKVTRVIGIVHHEDVKELYCWFCCQPHGKIYVSKAKIDVHSDRFGFPYGAADIVCLEPENCDPTHVSIHQFPHGNIDQLPRFEIKNRKAETFSVDFTVCISAMFGNYNNVLQFIQSVEMYKILGAQKVVIYKNNCSHLMEKVLKFYVEEGTVEVIPWPINSHLKVSSKWQFMQDGTHIGYYGQITALNDCIYRNMQKSKFVVLNDADEIILPCKHPDWKTMMHNLQEQNPGTGIFLFENHIFPETVSTDAFNISTWNTVPGVNILQHVHREPDRKDVINPRKMIVDPRKVLQTSVHSVLQSYGNSVNVPMDVALIYHCRAPLQGNLPRESLIRDTMLWRYNSSLITNVNKVLNQTVL, via the coding sequence atgCGGCGGCATAAAgtgcaaggagaaagaaatttgCATCCGCATTTAGATACATTCCGAATGTTGTGTGGTGGGAGAAAATCTTACTTTGCTGCAGCTGTATGCATTATTACTCTAACTTCAATGGTCACACTTTCTTATCTTAGGCTGCAGAGACTTTCTCACCTGccaaaaataattcaagaagGTAGCAGATGCAGAGGGAGAATTACCAGTAGCACAATAACAGCACTAAAAGATAACAGAACTTTTATTATAGCCCCCTACTTTGAtgacagagaaagcaaagtcaCTCGTGTGATTGGGATTGTTCACCATGAAGATGTAAAAGAACTATACTGCTGGTTCTGCTGTCAACCCCACGGAAAGATATATGTATCGAAAGCAAAAATTGATGTTCACTCAGATAGATTTGGATTCCCTTATGGTGCAGCAGATATAGTTTGTTTGGAACCTGAAAACTGTGATCCGACACATGTATCGATTCATCAGTTTCCACATGGCAATATTGACCAGCTGCCAAGGTTTGAAATTAAAAACCGCAAGGCTGAGACCTTTTCAGTTGACTTCACTGTATGCATCTCTGCCATGTTTGGCAATTACAACAATGTCTTGCAGTTTATACAGAGCGTGGAAATGTACAAAATTCTTGGGGCGCAGAAAGTGGTGATCTATAAGAACAACTGCAGCCATCTGATGGAGAAAGTCTTGAAGTTTTATGTGGAAGAAGGAACCGTAGAGGTAATTCCCTGGCCAATAAACTCACACCTCAAGGTTTCTTCTAAATGGCAGTTCATGCAAGATGGAACACATATTGGCTACTATGGACAAATCACAGCTCTGAATGACTGTATATACCGTAACATGCAGAAGAGCAAGTTTGTGGTTCTTAATGATGCTGATGAAATAATTCTTCCCTGTAAGCACCCAGACTGGAAAACAATGATGCATAATCTTCAGGAGCAAAACCCAGGGACCGGCATTTTCCTCTTTGAGAACCATATCTTCCCAGAAACCGTATCTACTGATGCGTTCAACATTTCAACCTGGAATACTGTGCCAGGTGTTAACATATTACAGCACGTTCACAGAGAGCCCGACAGGAAAGATGTAATCAATCCCAGGAAAATGATAGTTGATCCCCGAAAAGTGCTTCAGACTTCAGTCCACTCTGTCCTACAGTCTTATGGGAACAGTGTGAATGTTCCCATGGATGTTGCCCTCATTTATCACTGTCGAGCGCCCCTTCAGGGAAACcttccccgagaatccctcaTCAGGGATACAATGCTGTGGAGATATAACTCATCATTAATCACGAATGTTAACAAGGTGCTAAATCAAACCGTATTGTAA
- the FBXW2 gene encoding F-box/WD repeat-containing protein 2 isoform X2 translates to MEKKDFEAWLDNISITFLSLTDLQKNETLDHLISLSGAVQLRHLSNNLEILLKRDFLKLLPLELSFYLLKWLDPQTLLTCCLVSKQWNKVISACTEVWQTACKNLGWQIDDSVQDPLHWKKVYLKAILRMKQLKDHEAFETSSLIGHSARVYALYYKDGLLCTGSDDLSAKLWDVSTGQCIYGIQTHTCAAVKFDEQKLVTGSFDNTVACWEWSSGAKTQHFRGHTGAVFSVDYNDELDILVSGSADFTVKVWALSTGTCLNTLTGHTEWVTKVVLQKCKVKSLMHSPGDYILLSADKYEIKIWPIGREINCKCLKTLSVSEDRSISLQPRLHFDGKYIVCSSALGLYQWDFASYDILRVIKPPDFSNVSLLGFGEIFALLFDNRYLYIMDLRTEKLISRWPLPEYRKSKRGSSFLAGEMSWLNGLNGQNDMGLVFATSMPDHSIHLVLWKEHG, encoded by the exons ATGGAGAAAAAGGACTTTGAAGCATGGCTTGATAACATTTctattacatttctttctctgacggacttgcagaaaaatgaaactcTGGATCACCTGATTAGCTTGAGTGGAGCAGTCCAGCTCAGGCACCTCTCCAATAATCTAGAGATTCTCCTCAAGAGGGACTTCCTCAAACTTCTTCCATTGGAACTTAGTTTTTATCTGTTAAAATGGCTTGATCCTCAGACCTTACTCACATGTTGCCTCGTCTCTAAGCAGTGGAATAAGGTTATAAGTGCCTGTACAGAGGTGTGGCAGACTGCATGTAAGAATTTGGGTTGGCAAATAGATGACTCTGTTCAGGATCCTCTGCATTGGAAGAAGGTTTACCTAAAGGCTATTTTAAGGATGAAGCAACTGAAGGACCATGAAGCCTTTGAGACATCCTCTTTAATTGGACACAGTGCCAGAGTATATGCACTTTACTATAAAGATGGACTTCTGTGTACAG GATCAGATGACTTGTCTGCAAAACTGTGGGATGTAAGCACAGGTCAGTGCATATACGGTATCCAGACACACACTTGTGCTGCAGTGAAGTTTGATGAACAAAAGCTTGTAACGGGATCTTTTGATAACACAGTAGCCTGTTGGGAATGGAGTTCTGgggcaaagacacagcattttaGAGGACATACTGGTGCAG TTTTTAGCGTGGATTACAACGATGAACTTGATATTCTGGTCAGTGGCTCTGCAGACTTCACTGTGAAAGTATGGGCCTTATCAACAGGAACGTGCCTGAATACCCTTACTGGACACACAGAATGGGTCACTAAG GTAGTTTTGCAGAAGTGCAAAGTCAAATCTCTTATGCATAGTCCTGGGGATTATATTCTTCTAAGTGCAGATAAGTATGAAATCAAG ATTTGGCCTATTGGAAGGGAAATAAACTGCAAGTGCTTAAAAACACTGTCTGTTTCTGAAGATCGCAGCATCTCCCTACAGCCCAGACTGCACTTTGATGGCAAATACATAGTGTGCAGTTCAGCACTAGGATTATACCAGTGGGATTTTGCCAGCTATGATATTCTCAG GGTTATCAAACCTCCTGACTTCTCAAATGTGTCCTTGCTGGGCTTCGGAGAGATATTTGCTCTACTGTTTGATAACAGATACCTGTATATAATGGACTTGAGGACAGAAAAACTGATAAGCCGCTGGCCTCTACCAGAGTATAGAAAGTCAAAGAGAGGTTCAAGCTTTTTGGCTGGTGAAATGTCTTGGTTAAACGGACTAAATGGCCAAAATGATATGGGCTTGGTTTTTGCCACCAGTATGCCAGACCATAGTATCCATTTGGTGTTATGGAAAGAACATGGCTGA
- the FBXW2 gene encoding F-box/WD repeat-containing protein 2 isoform X1 — translation MPAGRGAGRGSAGSLSCCGSDGRRGAPARAGLWGAARAVAAARRRTLHAWPLPEKNETLDHLISLSGAVQLRHLSNNLEILLKRDFLKLLPLELSFYLLKWLDPQTLLTCCLVSKQWNKVISACTEVWQTACKNLGWQIDDSVQDPLHWKKVYLKAILRMKQLKDHEAFETSSLIGHSARVYALYYKDGLLCTGSDDLSAKLWDVSTGQCIYGIQTHTCAAVKFDEQKLVTGSFDNTVACWEWSSGAKTQHFRGHTGAVFSVDYNDELDILVSGSADFTVKVWALSTGTCLNTLTGHTEWVTKVVLQKCKVKSLMHSPGDYILLSADKYEIKIWPIGREINCKCLKTLSVSEDRSISLQPRLHFDGKYIVCSSALGLYQWDFASYDILRVIKPPDFSNVSLLGFGEIFALLFDNRYLYIMDLRTEKLISRWPLPEYRKSKRGSSFLAGEMSWLNGLNGQNDMGLVFATSMPDHSIHLVLWKEHG, via the exons ATGCCCGCAGGTCGCGGTGCGGGCCGCGGAAGCGCTGGGAGCCTGTCCTGCTGTGGGAGCGATGGCCGCAGGGGAGCCCCGGCCCGTGCTGGGCTCTGGGGGGCCGCGCGAGCCGTGGCGGCTGCCCGCCGAAGGACGCTCCACGCCTGGCCGCTACCTGAG aaaaatgaaactcTGGATCACCTGATTAGCTTGAGTGGAGCAGTCCAGCTCAGGCACCTCTCCAATAATCTAGAGATTCTCCTCAAGAGGGACTTCCTCAAACTTCTTCCATTGGAACTTAGTTTTTATCTGTTAAAATGGCTTGATCCTCAGACCTTACTCACATGTTGCCTCGTCTCTAAGCAGTGGAATAAGGTTATAAGTGCCTGTACAGAGGTGTGGCAGACTGCATGTAAGAATTTGGGTTGGCAAATAGATGACTCTGTTCAGGATCCTCTGCATTGGAAGAAGGTTTACCTAAAGGCTATTTTAAGGATGAAGCAACTGAAGGACCATGAAGCCTTTGAGACATCCTCTTTAATTGGACACAGTGCCAGAGTATATGCACTTTACTATAAAGATGGACTTCTGTGTACAG GATCAGATGACTTGTCTGCAAAACTGTGGGATGTAAGCACAGGTCAGTGCATATACGGTATCCAGACACACACTTGTGCTGCAGTGAAGTTTGATGAACAAAAGCTTGTAACGGGATCTTTTGATAACACAGTAGCCTGTTGGGAATGGAGTTCTGgggcaaagacacagcattttaGAGGACATACTGGTGCAG TTTTTAGCGTGGATTACAACGATGAACTTGATATTCTGGTCAGTGGCTCTGCAGACTTCACTGTGAAAGTATGGGCCTTATCAACAGGAACGTGCCTGAATACCCTTACTGGACACACAGAATGGGTCACTAAG GTAGTTTTGCAGAAGTGCAAAGTCAAATCTCTTATGCATAGTCCTGGGGATTATATTCTTCTAAGTGCAGATAAGTATGAAATCAAG ATTTGGCCTATTGGAAGGGAAATAAACTGCAAGTGCTTAAAAACACTGTCTGTTTCTGAAGATCGCAGCATCTCCCTACAGCCCAGACTGCACTTTGATGGCAAATACATAGTGTGCAGTTCAGCACTAGGATTATACCAGTGGGATTTTGCCAGCTATGATATTCTCAG GGTTATCAAACCTCCTGACTTCTCAAATGTGTCCTTGCTGGGCTTCGGAGAGATATTTGCTCTACTGTTTGATAACAGATACCTGTATATAATGGACTTGAGGACAGAAAAACTGATAAGCCGCTGGCCTCTACCAGAGTATAGAAAGTCAAAGAGAGGTTCAAGCTTTTTGGCTGGTGAAATGTCTTGGTTAAACGGACTAAATGGCCAAAATGATATGGGCTTGGTTTTTGCCACCAGTATGCCAGACCATAGTATCCATTTGGTGTTATGGAAAGAACATGGCTGA
- the SLC2A8 gene encoding solute carrier family 2, facilitated glucose transporter member 8: MAAEESRCLLGYPASDSYPRVQNKKLYLATFAAVLGPLSFGFVLGYSSPVIPELRQINDPKLRLDSSQASWFGSVVTLGAAAGGILGGYLVDKVGRKLSLMLCSIPYVFGYVVIISAQNVWMLYLGRIMTGLASGITSLVVPVYISEVSHPKVRGMLGSCVQLMVVTGILGAYVAGIILKWRWLAVLCSFPCCAMLLFMSFMPETPRFLLNQNKRSEAIAALRFLRGPHADHEWECRQIEASVQEEGLNLYEFKNPSIYRPLLIGVTLMFFQQVTGINAVMFYAETIFEDANFKDSRMASVVVGSIQVCFTAVAALIIDKTGRKVLLYISGIIMALSTALFGLYFKMVLPHQNNASKPDVWFTLNSASLGTESGISWLAVVSLGLFVAGFALGWGPVPWLVISEIFPLKARGISSGACVLTNWVMAFLVTKEFNDFIGFLTSYGTFWLFSAFCCLNVIFTAFYVPETKGQTLEQIEAYFRR, from the exons ATGGCTGCAGAGGAGTctcgctgcctgctgggttacCCCGCTTCGGACTCTTACCCAAG AGTGCAGAACAAGAAGCTGTACCTGGCCACGTTCGCTGCTGTCCTGGGACCGCTTAGCTTTGGCTTCGTGCTAGGCTATAGCTCACCCGTTATCCCAGAGCTGAGGCAAATCAACGATCCGAAGTTAAGACTGGACAGCAGTCAAGCCTCGTGGTTTGGG tcagtAGTAACATTAGGAGCTGCTGCCGGAGGAATACTAGGAGGCTATCTTGTGGATAAAGTTGGGAGAAAGCTGAGTCTAATGCTGTGCTCAATACCATATGTTTTTGGATATGTAGTTATTATATCTGCCCAGAATGTTTGGATGCTTTACCTTGGACGAATTATGACAGGCTTAGCCAGTGGAATTACTTCACTCGTTGTTCCA GTGTATATATCCGAAGTATCTCATCCTAAAGTCCGTGGTATGCTTGGCTCTTGTGTTCAGTTGATGGTGGTGACTGGCATATTGGGAGCCTATGTTGCAG GAATAATACTAAAATGGCGCTGGCTGGCAGTGTTATGTTCTTTTCCATGCTGCGCAATGCTATTGTTCATGTCCTTCATGCCTGAAACACCAAGATTTCTGCTGAATCAGAACAAACGTTCAGAAGCCATAGCTGCTTTGCGCTTTCTGCGGGGACCACATGCGGACCATGAATGGGAATGTAGGCAGATTGAAGCTAGCGTTCAGGAGGAG GGACTGAATCTCTATGAATTTAAGAACCCCTCAATCTACAGGCCACTTCTTATTGGTGTGACTCTAATGTTCTTCCAGCAAGTAACAGGCATTAATGCAGTTATGTTTTATGCAGAAACTATCTTTGAAGATGCAAACTTCAAG GACAGCAGAATGGCTTCTGTTGTTGTGGGTTCCATACAAGTATGTTTCACTGCTGTGGCTGCACTTATCATAGATAAAACTGGACGAAAAGTGCTGCTTTACATATCTG GGATAATCATGGCTCTCAGTACTGCATTGTTTGGGCTTTACTTTAAAATGGTCCTTCCACATCAAAACAACGCATCAAAGCCTGACGTATGGTTCACTCTAAATTCAGCATCCCTGGGAACAGAAAGCGGCATATCCTGGCTTGCAGTAGTGAGCCTGGGGCTCTTTGTTGCTG GTTTTGCCCTTGGCTGGGGTCCTGTTCCATGGCTGGTGATATCTGAAATCTTCCCACTTAAAGCTAGAGGCATATCAAGTGGTGCTTGTGTGTTAACAAACTGGGTTATGGCCTTCTTGGTAACCAAAGAATTTAATGATTTTATA GGTTTCTTAACATCCTATGGCACGTTCTGGCtcttctctgccttctgctgcctcaACGTAATTTTTACAGCCTTTTATGTTCCTGAAACAAAAGGACAGACCTTGGAACAAATTGAGGCCTACTTCAGAAGATGA